One window of Mixophyes fleayi isolate aMixFle1 chromosome 3, aMixFle1.hap1, whole genome shotgun sequence genomic DNA carries:
- the LOC142143279 gene encoding zinc finger protein 513-like, with translation MPRRKQSNPQPVKWGSQDLLDSNPSGLVLESDLLLGHELDLSASSDRLLSFSKDSEDSVVCKMEIPCYSLSEDEYSGYRPLSADSDPEEVGNLPSPCEECESGHCLYLPHRCPISEDPLHLSPPSLTAEVQKERLLYPCRLCPFSTYYSSHLKRHMKTHNGEKPFCCPHCLYASAQLVNLKRHLRTHTGEKPFRCDHCSFSCSSPGNLKRHQRVHTQEKPYACNLCSYRCNQSRNLKRHLLAHCQRRREVKEEEDGEEEREEGSSLSKDASVAVLALPVTSNDLEAFLPSCTRMSCAPSPPALPAPSPPALPAPSPPALPAPSPPALPAPSPPALPAPTDDGLPELLFPFTCRSCGMVLDEGYPQDEDVDDGVIEGQYCSRCNAPPLSGSPGKGFSCVLCSFVTHYPNHLSRHMKTHSGEKPYKCQLCSYASAHYDNLKRHQRVHTGEKPYKCQLCDYACGNLANLKRHGRIHSGDKPFHCGLCNYSCNQSMNLKRHMLRHTGEKPFRCARCHYTTGHWDNYKRHQKTHGHSGGQSETQGQLIDSMIKNTLPCLLAQRQQSNAL, from the exons ATTCTGTGGTATGTAAGATGGAGATTCCCTGTTACTCTCTGAGTGAGGATGAATATTCGGGATATCGGCCTCTTAGTGCTGACAGTGATCCTGAGGAGGTGGGAAACCTGCCTTCTCCATGTGAAGAGTGTGAGAGCGGCCACTGTCTGTACCTTCCTCACCGATGTCCAATATCTGAGGATCCTCTCCACCTGTCTCCACCATCCCTCACCGCGGAGGTACAGAAGGAGAGGCTGCTCTATCCCTGCCGGCTGTGTCCGTTCTCTACCTACTACTCCAGCCACCTCAAGCGTCACATGAAGACCCACAATGGGGAGAAGCCGTTCTGCTGCCCCCATTGCCTCTATGCATCCGCGCAGTTAGTGAACCTCAAGCGTCATCTGCGCACTCACACTGGGGAGAAGCCATTCCGCTGTGACCACTGCAGCTTCTCCTGCAGCAGTCCTGGAAATCTGAAAAGACATCAACGGGTCCACACCCAGGAGAAACCGTATGCGTGTAACCTGTGCTCGTACCGCTGCAATCAGAGCCGGAACCTGAAACGCCATCTTCTGGCTCATTGTCAGAGGAGGCGAGAGGTGAAAGAAGAAgaagatggagaagaggagagagaggaaggcAGCAGCCTGTCCAAAG ATGCTTCTGTTGCAGTCCTGGCACTTCCAGTGACCTCCAATGACCTTGAAGCCTTCTTGCCATCTTGTACTCGTATGAGTTGTGCTCCCTCACCTCCTGCACTTCCAGCCCCCTCACCACCTGCACTTCCAGCCCCCTCACCACCTGCACTTCCAGCTCCCTCACCACCTGCACTTCCAGCTCCCTCACCACCTGCACTTCCAGCTCCCACTGACGATGGTCTACCAGAGCTGCTCTTCCCGTTCACTTGTCGCTCCTGTGGCATGGTCTTAGATGAAGGGTACCCCCAGGATGAGGATGTGGACGATGGTGTGATTGAAGGACAATACTGCTCTCGATGTAATGCTCCTCCACTTTCTGGAAGTCCCGGCAAAGGCTTTTCTTGTGTCCTTTGCTCATTTGTAACCCACTACCCAAACCACTTGTCTCGTCACATGAAGACCCACAGTGGTGAGAAGCCCTATAAGTGCCAGCTGTGTTCCTACGCTTCTGCTCACTACGACAACCTAAAGCGACACCAAAGGGTGCATACCGGTGAGAAACCCTATAAGTGCCAACTGTGTGACTATGCTTGTGGTAACCTTGCCAACTTGAAGAGGCACGGTCGAATTCACTCTGGTGACAAACCCTTTCATTGTGGTTTATGCAACTATAGTTGCAACCAGAGTATGAACCTTAAGCGCCACATGCTGCGACACACCGGAGAAAAACCTTTCCGCTGTGCGCGGTGCCACTACACTACAGGACACTGGGACAACTACAAGCGTCACCAGAAGACCCACGGCCACTCTGGAGGACAGAGTGAAACCCAAGGCCAGCTAATAGACAGCATGATTAAAAACACTCTACCATGTCTGCTGGCTCAGAGACAGCAGTCTAATGCACTGTGA